CAATGCCATTGCAATGACGGCGCAGGACGCGCGAGGCGACGGCGCGTGACCGGCCGTCGTCCTGCCAGGTGCGTGCCGTGGACATGCCTGGGTCTGCGCACGCTACCCGGTCGCACGAGCGGGTCTGCACTTCACCGCATGTTGCAGACAGCGAGGCCAAGGTCGAACGCGGTGCGGCGACCGAACTCATCCACCGCGCCTTCCCTCATCTGCGTCGTTGCCATCAAGGCTCGCAGCGCTGCGCGGCAAATTCGGTCAGACGTCGGGTGAGTGTCCCTTCCTGCCAGGCGATGTCGAGGATCACCCAGCGATCGTCCTGGCGGCCGAGCACCACTGTGTCCGTCCACTGCTGGCCGTCGACGGCCAGGCGGGCGCGCACCTGCGCGGTGTCGCCGGTGACCTGGGCGGTCGTCGACACCAGCGCAGTCGGCTGGTCCGGCCACAGGAAGAACGGGCTCTGGTCCAGCATGTGCGGCTTGACGTCTGTGGGCACCAGTTTGGCGCAGGCCGCCTCGTAGGCCCGCTGCGCCTGCAGCGCCGCAAACAAGTCCCGCCCCAGCAGCTGCCGGACCTGCGCAACGTCTCCGTCTGCGTGCTCGGGCGCGATCGCCCAGCTATAGAACGTCTGGACCGTGCGCGCCGGCGACTCGCCGGCGATGGCGGCGAACGCGCTCAGCCACAGGGTCATCGCACACAGAAAACGAATTCCCCTCATCGATCGCCGACACCTTGAGCCGCCAGGCGCGGCATGGCGATCCTCAACGAGGCGCTGCGCGCCGTCAATGCGCGCTCCCCGTGCGCGCTAGCGGCCGGCTTGGACGCAGCAATCAGGTGGGCCTCGGTAACAGGAAACATCCGCTCTCAACGGGACTCCACCCACGTAGGAGCGGCTTCAGCCGCGACAGGCTTTCCTGGGAATGCCCTTCGCGGCTGAAGCCGCTCCTACAAGACCACGCCACATGCCGCTGAGTCGCGGCGAAAGCGCGTAACCAGGGCGGTCCTTCAGTCGCTGTCCACCCCAAGCACGCTCAGGCGCAATGGTGGTGCATCCGGACCGGCCGGCGCATGCGCCAGCCTTCCCGTCACCCGCACCACCTGGCCACTGCCTTCCTCGCGCAGGTGCGCCGCCTGGTCCGCGGTGACCGCCAGCCGCAGCTGGCGCACCTGCTCGTGCCGCGGCTGATGCCCGTCCGCCGATGCCGCCACGCACAGCGGCTGCGGCAGGATCAGCACCTCTTCCTGGGTCGCTGCGGCAGCGGCGTCGGCATGCGCGTGGGCATGCGGCGCGGTGGGCGCCGCGGATTCTGGGGGCGACGGCGCCAGGGTGCCGGACAGGGTGACCTGGGTAGGCCCGTACGGCAGACAGTGCTTGGGCGCCGCCATCAGCGTGGGCGCAGTGCCGATCAGCAGCAGCGGAAACAACGACAGGGTTCGACTCGGCATCGGGGCACGCGGACGTAGACGGACCTGCGAGCATACCCAAGCACGATGGCCGGCGTGCTGCAGCCGGGCGTCCACCGTCGCGCACGGTGCTGCGCCGCCATCGAGACGGCGGAAACCCTCAGGGTTCGCGCTCCACCACCACGTCGGTGAACCGCGGTTCGGCGGCGATCAGCGCATGCAACCGCACAAAGCACGGATCGTCGTCGTGCATCGCATGGCGGCCGAGCAGGCGCTCCCAGAACGAGCGCTCCTTCTCGATCTGCAACATCCAGGTATGGTTGCCGTCGACCTCTTCCTCGGCGTAGGCACCGACCAGGTAGGAGCGCCCCTGGCATTCGGCCTCGGACGCCCAGCCCCAGTCCTCCGGGTCCGGCTCGGACAGCACCATGCTGTCGCCGACGCGGACGCGCAGCCAGTCCAGCAGCGAGCTGCCGCGGATCGGATTGATCGGATTCTCCGGCTCGGCGCTCACCTCGAGCAGGCGGGAGCGGAAGTGGATGACAGGATGCATGCGGCAGCTTGACTCTCGAACGATCAGGGGGCGGACGCACGCATCGGCGCGGCTGCGTCATGGCGAGCAGTCGCGGATGGGCGGTCCAGGAAGGTAACGCACGCACGGCCGCCCAGGTGGACAACGGTGCGGCACGTCATGCAACCCGGTGGCGGCCGGCATCGCCGTCTGCGGCACATGGGCATCTCTCGCAGCGCTCTGCCACCAGGGACCGATACCGTGGTGCAGCGACCGGCCGGACCCATTCCAGCACGGGCGCATGACAACTCATCGCATCCGTCGTAGACAGGCACGCGCGCCCAGATACGCCCAGATGCCGATTGCGACGGCAAGCCAGACGCTGGCGACCTTGCTGCAGGCCGAGGCGAAGGCCAGGTACGGAAACGAGTCGCCGGGAGGACCACGCTGCAACGACGCTGCGCCCCCGCGTTGCCAGAACGTCAGCCACGCCTCGACACCGCACCACAGCGGCAGCACCCAACCGGCGGACAGCAGCGCGATCGCGAGGGCGAGCAGGCGCTGCTTCATCGCACACCGCCATGCGCCGACGTCGCCACGCGGCAACTAGCGTGGTCGTGCGACGGATCCGCAAGCCGGTTGGGCAGCCGCAGGGCGATCGACCGTCGCGGCAGCCCTGCCGCCGTCATGGCGACGCAGCGGCGGCACAGCCTCACGGTGTTTGCTCCGGCTCCGGCTCCGGCTCCGGCTCCAGATCCGGCTCGAAAGGCCGATCGGGCAGACGCTGCCCGCACCACGGACAGAACTGCACACAGATCGCGTCGTTGAGGTACCAGGTCGGATCCTCGCCGCGGAACAGCTCGAACTCGATCCGTACCGTCCTGTCCGGCTTGGTCACCGCGGCGAACATGCTGCTGCAGTAGCGAGCGATACGCTCGCGCCACACCACACGCTCCGGGAACTGCGCGTCCATCCAGGCAGTTCTCCAGTCCTGGCACGACGTGCACTGCGCCAGATGCGACAGCGCCGCAAAGGTCAGTGGGTCCGGGAAATGTTCCTCCTCCACCTCGATCATGCACTCCAACGCGATCTCCAACTCCGGGCGTTCGCCGATCTGATCGCGCAGCGCCGACAGCGTGTGTCGGGTGGTGAAGCAGGTGGCAGAGTGAGGCATACGTAGGTGCAATCCGTTGCAGTCGATGTCCAGGAAGCGTAACGCGGTGTGGCTTGCGGGTTAAGGGCCCGCCGCCTGCCACAGGGCATAGCCCAACAGCCCAAAGCCCACCAGGGCGAACCCGCCCCAGAAGGCCGCCGTGTCGGCCGAGACCACGCGCGGGGCCAGATAGGCACTGCGCTTGCCTGATTTCCTGCGCTGCTTGCTGCTCCAGGGTTCGACGCTGTAGTGGCCGAACGAGAACGCCGGCACCACGATCATGCCGACGACATAGCACAGGCCGTACAGAACGATCTCCAGCAGCGGGCGCAGGACGATCTCGGTCAACAGGCGTGCGGGCATGGTGTCAGCTGATCCAGACAGAGTGATGTACGGCGCCGGCCACGCCCCTGCGTTGGGCCTGCCTGCGATGCTCGCCCAGCGGCCGGTGGCCGTCAACGACTCACTGGCTGCCGCTGAGCAGCCGATGCACCAGTTCGAATCCAAGCACCGACATCGACGGATAGCGGGCGTACTCGTCCACCGACAGCATCCGCACGAAGGTATCGCCTTCGTGCAGTTCCCCGGCGATGTGGAAGGTGAGCAGTTCCCCTGCATCCTCGGGCAGTGGCGCGTGGCCAATGATCTGGGCCAATGATCTGCCAGTCGCCGCGCTTGAGCTTCTGGGTGCCGGTGAACAGCAAGCGGATGTCCTGGTTGCCGTCGCGCACGGGCAGCGGCTGTCCAGGCGACGGCCAAGCGCCGGCGTGGAGGCATGCCGTTCCAGCACACAAAAGCCGACCACCTGGCGATAGTCGCCCTGCGGCGCCCACAGCACCTGGCATAGCGCATACGTTCCCGTGTCCAACGGAATCGCAAAGACATCGCCTGCCCGGTACTTCACTGCCATTCCACTTCCCTCTTGCGTCTGAAAGCTGGATCGCCGCAACGGGGATCCCTGCAACGTGCCTGATGGCATCTACCTTACAGGCCGAGACGTTTTTCCGCGTCGGCGAAGCCACACCACGCATGACTTGCGGCTGGACCACTGCACACCGTGGCAGCAGTGCCTGGCAGGTGCCACGACGCCCTCGCCTGCCGGTTCGCTCGCCACCGGTTCACCCCCGTTGGCCCACACTGTCGCCCCACCTTTGGAGCGACTCTGATGCACAAGACCTGGCTGCTCGCCTTGTTGGCGGTTCCCGCACTGGCCTACGCGGCGCCGGACGAGGACGCGGCGATGTGCCGCAACGGCGGCTTCCCCATGAGCACGGCCGGGTTCTCGCTCGCCAAGGTCGCGGTGCCGCGCCTGTACCTGCTCAACGACGACGACGGCTGCCCGGCCAAGGGCGAGACCGCGTGCCGGCAGCGCGCCTATGTGGTCAAGGACGACACGGTGATCCTGGCGCAGCGCCAGGGCGGCTTCGTCTGCGCGTTCTACCCCAACAAGGTCGGCGGCAGCGCCGGCTGGGTGGCGGCGTCCAGCGTGCAGCCGCTGCCGACGACGGCCGCACCGAAGCCGCAGGCCTGGGTCGGTCAGTGGCACGACGGCGACAACGGCCTGCAACTGATCGCGAACGGCGACGGCACCATCACCGCCAACGGCGATGCCTACTGGCCCAGCGCCAACCCGAGCCCCGAAGACCGGCCGGGCGGCCCGAACATCGGCGCCGTCACCGCGCGGGGGTTTCCGGAAGGCAATCGACTGGAACTGAGCGAGGACGACTGCAAGGTCCGCCTGCAACTGGTCGGCGACCTGCTGGTGGTCTCGGACAACCTGCAGTGCGGCGGCGCCAATGTGAGCTTCAATGGCGTGTACCGGCGCAAGGCCGCAAAGCACTGAGGCGAGCGTTTGCGGCTCTCGGGTTGCATGTCATCCGGGCGGCGAGGTCGTGCCGCCTGGGTTCTCGAAAGCGTGCCTTCAGATGCCCGGCCATAGCCCGATCAAGCGACTCCGCCAGGCGTCGCTGCCCAGGAACGCGGAGAACACGTGGACACCGGCGCCGATCGCAAGCAGCACGCACGCGCCCGACCGTACCGGCGACGCAGGATCAACGCCCACGCAGAGCGCGGCAACACCAAGTAGCGCGCCGACGAGCAAGCACAACACACGTGTCGATCGACGACTTGCGCGCACCATCCCCATCAGCCATGCCTTGCGAAATCGCTCGGTTTCACGTCACAAGCCCACGCTTTGCGCGACGAGATCCGCGAACACCCATGCATCGCCCTTGTCGTACGTCTCGGGCGCTTCCGTGCCGCCCAGCATCGGATACGGCTGCGGGATATAGATCTGCCCGGGCTTCAACGGGCCAAGACGCGCCGCGATCGCCCGCACGTGGTCACCGCGCAACACGTACGCCTCGAAGCCCGGTTCGCGCAGGATGGCCGCCTCGAACGCCGCGGTGGACGCGTGCGCGCCATAGGACTTGCCGGCGGCCTTGAACGGGTGCAACACCGCGTAATCCTGGCTGGCCGGGTCATGCAGAAAGAAGTGGCCGAGGCTCGAGTAGCCGACAACGACGGTGTACGCCGGGAACGCGTCCGCCCACGGACCAAGGACTTCGTGCGATTCCGGCGCGATCAAGTGGTACAGCGGGACGTTCGTCGTGTCAGCGCGCTCTGTACTCTGGCTCATTGGAGGCCTTGCTGCAATTGGCAGGCCAGGATACCAAGCCGCGTGCATCCGCTTGCTGTGAGCGTGTTCACCTAGGTCTTGGCGATAGCGCCATAGCACTTGGCCGATCCATCCAGGAAGAACTGTACGTCGTGCGCTTCGCACCAAGCTTCCAGCTCGGCCTTGAACACCGGCCACAAGTCGCGCGCCCATTCGGGTGCACTTTGCGTCCAGGCATGCTCGGTAGGCACGTAGACCGTCGGCATGCCCATCGGGAAGTCCAGCACGAACACGCCACCCGGCCCGATGCAGACGAGTTCTTCCTTCCAGCGGGGATGGAATTGGAATGTGGTCATCTGGCGCTCAAGCTGTCTTCTTTGAAGAATGTGCCTCTCCGCTTCGGGCGGCAAACCATGCATCGCTGGAAGGTATGTACAGCAATGTCAGAGCAGCGAGCTTTGCCGCCACCATCAACCAACCCATGCCGAGATGATTGGCGGAGCTTGCCGTAGAAACCAGACCAAGTAAGCCAACCGCTGTGTATGCAGTGCGCGCCAGCTGGCTGCCACGCATCATCTTCACGATCAGAAAAATCAACAACGAATAGAGGACCGCCAAAGCGCTGTAAGGCAGCCAGAGCGGCACATCCAGCGTGCCGGACAGACCGATCATCTGCGCTAGCCCGATCATGTGCGTCGCGACAAGCAGGGCGACCGAGGCAGAAACGGCTTTGGGGCGGTCAGGTCGCATAGGTTGCCTCAATGGATCGCTTGCCAAGGGTAAAAAACAGCAGCGGAGACCACGAACTCATTCGGACGGTCCTCACCGGCTGGATTCCAGTTCAAGCGACATCAAGCGCCAATGCTGGCTTCTGTGAGCACTCAGGCACATTCAGGAATGCAACTGATGTCGCTGCGATTTCGATCAAGCCGCGAACCAGGTAGAGATGACTGACGCCGGGCTGCTCGCCCGTGACGAACTGGCTGACGTTGCCGGGTCCAGCATGCTGCTGCAGCGCGTCCAGGTCCGCGATCTGATTGAAGCGCGCCACGCCGCCAAAGCAAAGGATGCCCAATACCCGCTCGCGCGATTGACTCGATGGATAGTAGGCGAGTCGTATCTCGGCAGCGCGCTCGACCGGGTCGAGGGAAACGCCCAATAGCACCGCGTCGTGAAATTCCAATTGGGACAGATCCATAGGTGCGTCTGATGTGTTTAATGATGAGTCGACGTCAACAACGGGTTAGACGGGTCAAGCCTGTCATGTGCCGGCATGCTGCCAGCATAGAAGCCTTCAAACACCAACTGGAGTCGGTCGCACAGATCGTGGACATCTTCGTCGGAGGCGCCCTTGATCGCAAAGACGTCGTTGGGATTGAAGTGGCAACCAAGGAGCATCAGCACGAAGCTGAAGATCCGGAACAGAGGCCATGCCGTCTCGCGCTCAAGTTCGCCCTCGGTCGCCAGGTCATACAATGCCTTCTCCAGAAGCCAGTACTCGTCCCAGTCCCAGCGCATCTCTTCATGGAGACGACCGACGAACGAGCAGTCGTCGTATGCACCGCATCGGGCGAAGTTGCGGGCAACAACGTTGGTGGCGTTCAAAGCGATGTCCGCTTGCATTGCGTCGCTCCACCGAGGGCAGTAGACCCGATTGAGTCAGCGGGTTTTTTTGTCATGCCTGCCTCGCGTGCCAAGCACTAGGGTAATGAGAGAGCCGGTGGTGCAGAAACCTACGCCCAAGAGGAGTGGATCAAGCAGCCTTACGACTAGATAGGCGCCGCCGATGAAGTATTGAAGCAGGGAGATGAAGACGCATAGCACCACCAGAACCATCAAAAGGATGCCGACAGCGCCAAACATCACGCCAAGTGTCTTCATCCTCCCAGGCAGGCCACCGGCCATCCGGAGAGCGGAATAGTTCATCGAAGCACACGTGGCAAAGACAAGGGCCACAATTCCTAACCGAATCGCTGTACCGTCCATCTGTGGCCCGATTGTTCCTGTTACCGCAGAAGCGCGGCGTGGCGCGATCCTCGCCGAGCCAGTGATTGCGGTCAATGGCTACCAATCACTGGAGCGGCAAGGGATGTCTACGGCGGAGTGTCGGTGCGTGTCGTTGGGTTGACTGAGGTAGACGTCCCGCACATTTATCTACCCCGTAATCGGTCAGGCCACCGCGTTAGACTCCTCCAGATGGGGGATTGCGGCACGATCCGCGCCGGCCTCGTCCTGGCAACGCATTTCCTGCAGGTGACCATCGTGACCAATGGCGACGACCAACTGGCCCCGGTAGGCACCCAGGGCGGGCACGAAATCCTTGACGACAGGTGGTTCGTTGAGCACTCCGCCGTGTTCATCAAGGCCGGACAGGATCTACTGCTTGATGTCGTCCTCGACGCCCGGCAGATCCTCAAGCACGCGCTTGAGCGCCGAACCCGATCTTTCGTCCGTGACGAGTTCGGCGCTACCCGCCGGATACATTGCGGGACTGGCAGCTAGCGCCACGCCGAGTAAGTCGTCACATGGGTGCGTTCGAGCCTTCCCTCCGCGTCCGTGTCCATCTCGATCACGTAGCCCGACTTTCGGAGAAGCGACTCTTCGGTGGCGATGACGCATCGCCGCCGCCGGGGCGCCGTTTCCTGGCAGGCATCGAAGAAGTAGTCGCTCGAACCTACGACAGTCGATCCTGCAAGATGGCGGTCAAGGCCACGTTGCAGCTGCTCCGCGTCATAGGTCCGATAGGGACGGTCAGACGGCAAGCCGGACGCGGCATACACCAGCTGCCATGGCGTCTCGCAGGCACACGGCATCGGCGAATAGCCGACGAGCATGAAGCCGGCGACACACGCCACGATGGTCGCGGCTCCCAGGGCCTGGATACGTCGATGCATTCTGTAGCGTTCCTAGATCAGTTCGCGATGGAGTAGGCGTCGCCTCGCCCTACCGAACAGAGCGCAAGACAAGGGAACCAACGCGCGTCAAAGGTTCAGTTGACCCCTTCAGAGATGTCTCATTGCATCAGCACGTCTTGCCGAGCGTCACCAACAGGTGCACTGACCTGTCAGGGGGCGCATCATCCTGCGGTCGCGCAATCGGACTGCTGGTGCCGGCAGCGATGATGGTCTTGATCTGACAGGCGGGAATGCCCTGCTCCAGCAGATAGTCATAGACCAGTTCGGCGCGACGTGCCGACAACATCATGCACGATGCAGGGCTGCACTCAGTTGCGTTCGCCCTCCCCATCAAGTCATAAGCGACGTTCGGATACTTCTTCATGATTGAGACATTCACCTGTAGATTCTCGAGTTGAATTCCACTCGCGTTATCCATCGAGTCCTCAAGGTTCTCCCCTACAAGCGGATGTCCCTGTTTGAAGTAGACCGGCCGCCAGTCAAGCGACATCGACTGTGCCGGACCTGCCAGCAGTACGGCGGCGAAGAGCGTCAACCTCTTCATTGCTGCAACGCGGATTATTTGCATGTGTCATCCCCCTGATTGAACCGATGCGCGAAGCGATCGGCTTCGCGACTCGGGACCGATGTAAGGCGAGCTAGTCGCCGCGCTTCACCCGGAGCGTACGTCGGCCATCGCGGTGCGTTCTCCACGTTTCCTGCGTCTCCATCGATAGACCAGATGGACCGAACTGTTGAGGAGCACCCAGCACAACACCGGAAACCAGGCACTGTCGGCGACACGCAAGGCCGCCTGCATTCCCTGCGATGTGACCGCGTCCGGTCCCAATCCATCCCGCAGGAACCAGTCGACGCAAATTAGACAGAGGAGGGTCATGGTCGACGTAAACAGGAACAGCCACAACGCCAGGCGGGATGGGAAGACGACCGCCACCACGAAGGCAGCGCCGGCGCACGCAACCAGCGCCAGGAATCCGATCACAAATGCCTGCATGACATGCATCGCGCCGCTCACCACTTCCCAAAGTAGGACGAGATGTCGAAGTAGACCTCGCGCTCCTCGCCGGAGGGCAGCACGATCGTGATGAGGTCCATGGCCGACGGCTCGAACAACAGCGACTGCGATTTGATGCGCGCGCCGGGGTAGTGCTGATCGAGCCATGTGCGTTGCGCGGCGATGCCCGCGCCTTCGCTATGCGCCGAAGACAGATCGACGGGACGGTCCGGCGATGCGCCATCCCCATGTGCGACGGCCGGCCGCGGCGACGGCGCGGAGTGACATGCCACAAGGCCCGCCAGCAGGATCAACGACAGCAGTCCACACTTCATATCACACCCCCTAATGTGGTCGACCAGACAGCTGGATCAGAGTAGACCTGTCGGCGCACTGCGCACAATAGCGCGCGGTCTGGCTAGGACTTCGCTTGATGCATCACTCGATCAACTGCGCACCTGGTCCCGCAACCTTCTCCGCCGGACGCCGCTAATAGCACTGCCACGCAAGCGCCCACTCGTCTTCTTTTCCGGGCGCTGTTCCGCGGCCGAAGTAGCCGACACCGCTGTCGCCCCACATCCAGCGGCCCTTGTCCGTGGAGTCGATCTGGAAGACGAATTCCGGCGACGCGGGATGGCGCTTGAACGGCGCCCAGAAGATCTCGGCCTGGATCAGCGTCGGCCATCCTCCAAGCTTGAAGCCATCCAGGTTCCGGAAGAGATCGTGGTAGTGCGCTTCGATATCTGCGGGCAGATCCATCGGCGCATCCTCCCAGCACGGGTAGTCGTCATGAAAGACATGCGGCCGCATCGGAAATGCGCTGATCGGCGAATCGGTGTGCCGTGGCGTCAGCGGGATCAGTCCATCGAGCCGCTTGTACGCCCGCAGACACCACCCTTGTCCGTTGGGCGTATCGACCGGGAGCGTATCGGGACCGATGAACACCGCAATGAATGCGATATCCGCGAGGCGGGCCGGACGCAGAGGCAATTCGCTGACGTTGATCTGACACAGCGCATGCATCGGCCGTCCCGCCGTCTCCGGCCATGCCTCGCCAGGCGCACAGACGTTCACACGACCGAACCAACTCGCCAGGGGATCGTCGGGCGGCCGGAATCCCCCAATCTCCAGGATGACACCCGAGCGGGCGAGTTGGGCTTTGAGGTCGTCAGCTGTCGTTGTCACGTGTGCGTCTTCCGCGCTTCATCCAGGCGGGGCCGTGTTTAATGGCTTTGCGTTCAATAGAACAGGGATCAGTGTGCATTTCCAAGACAAGTGCGCCGATCCTGTTTCCTTGGTACGTCAGGGTTGAGCGCATTGTCAGGCCACACCGTAGGCATGCTTCCCATGCACTTCAATCATCGGACGCGTCATAGATATCCAGGCTGAGCGAGATGCCACAGCACGAAAGTGCTCCGAGCACCTCTGGGCAGAACTCCATTCCATCGTTGGAGGAGCCCATGAACACGCCGCAGAAAAAGTCCATTGTGAAGCGTGACCGAAGCGAGGCCCAAACGGCCGGATCTTCTGTCAGCTTGCTCAGTATCTTGGAGATTTGGGCCGGAATGTCTTCGGGGTAGCTGTCTTCAGCCGCCAAGCTCCATCGTCCGATCTTCTCTACGTAGCGGTTGCCGGTCTTGGCCCCTACACGGATATCACCCTTGGCAAATGCCCTGGTTGGCTCACAGCCCAGCAGGTCCGTGATCTCTGATGGCACGAGGTCATCTCCAAAGATTCGGAAGGAGACGATCGAGTGGTCTGCAATTCTCATGGCGCGCCAACATACGAGTTAAGCCGCGCCGCGATCTGGAGGCGGTTTGAATCAACTGTCAGGGCTCATCCTCCGGCGTCCAGTTTGTCACCGCGATGAACTGCTCCGATTCCGGGGGCTTTTCAAATGCGCTGCCTTCCGGGGCGTCCAGAAACGGAATAATGCTCGGATCGTAGTTGGCGATCGTGTTGACGTCATACACGGCATGGTTGGCTGGGTTGTCCATGTACGCATCGTCTTCGGAGCCTGACATGAAGCGCCAACCGCTATCGATGTCGTTGTCCGGCGCCTCGCGGTACATGAAGCGCACGGAATCACCGTCGACGGTGATCCTGTCGGTGGCAATACAGCCGCCGTAGCCTTCGGCCACTGGCTTGATCTGATCTTGCGAGAGTCGGAACTGCTTGGTCATGCGTCCTGACACCTGGATTGGGCGACACCGCGAAGCTGGGCCGGTTGAATGAATAGTTAGACGGTGGTGCCAGGAGGTGGTGAAGCATCGACTGCGCTTCCCCAGCACTACCGCACGGGCGCGAGCATGCCATAGATCTCTGTCTTGGATCTTGCTGGCGTCGCTGGCCGCTGGGTGTCACCAAGACCGGCCGTCAGGCCCCAAGCCTCCGGGCTTGGTGTGCCCACTGCTACACGCCGCCGCCCAGAAACGGCAGCACGATGAAACAGGTAATCAGGAGACTACCGACGGCGACGACCGACAGGTAAGGTGCCGAGCGAGCTGAGCGATCCGTGGCCACGGAGTACCACGCTGCCGGAACAGAGATCAGAAGCGCCAGGAACGAGCCAACGCCAAGCACGGCGAACGCAACAGGCACCACAGGGACATCGCACAGGAGGAGGGCCGCCACCGTAGAAATGACCAGACTTGCTTCAAGAACCAGCAGAGCGAGTACGGAAATCTTCGCCGGCTGCATAGACATGTTCTCGGGGTCTGCCAACTGAATTGAACCGCACCGCGCGGCGGCTTCGGGTTGCATCATCGTTAGGCGTTGGTGCCAAGGAAGGGGTGAAGCATGGACCGCGCTCCCCAGTACTGCCGCCAGGAGTCGAGCATGCCACAGATCGCGATCATGAGGACTTGTCCAAAGTGGACGCCGCACCGCGCGTCCATCACTAGATTGATGCCTGAAGTAAGCGGACCCACGGATACGCATTCGTCTCGCGTGTATTTGTTCTACCCAGCATGTCTAGATAGACATGGCCACTGCAAGAAATCCTGAACTCATCCATACGAGAAGGCAAAGCCCGACACAAGGCAGCGCGAACGCGCGCCAGCAGGCGCCGATAGCGGCGACGGCCGCAACAAGCAGAGTGGAGCCCCAGAACATGGGGTACGCCCCGGCTCCCCAGACAAGCCAATACGGTGGACCAATCAGCGAGGCGCCAAGGAGCGAACCAGAAGGTAGCCAGCCCGGCTGACGCAGTACGACCAGACAAAGCGTGAGGTAGCAAAGCACCAAGGCAAGCAACGACGTGGTTGCAACGACTGCCCACCGCCGACGAACCAGTGCTTTCGGAGCATGTGGGGCCATCAAGAACCCTGCTGTTGAGCCTACGGCCTGGGTTGAGCCGCGCGCGGAGCATGCCGGCTTCGACGAATCCATACCAGGAGGCGGTGACGTATGAACTGTGCTGCCGGGCGCTGCCACCGAGAGTCGAGCTTCCCACAGATCGCGGTGTTGGCGCTAGAGCCGACTGAAATCGGAGCAAACT
This genomic stretch from Xanthomonas sacchari harbors:
- a CDS encoding DUF3828 domain-containing protein — encoded protein: MTLWLSAFAAIAGESPARTVQTFYSWAIAPEHADGDVAQVRQLLGRDLFAALQAQRAYEAACAKLVPTDVKPHMLDQSPFFLWPDQPTALVSTTAQVTGDTAQVRARLAVDGQQWTDTVVLGRQDDRWVILDIAWQEGTLTRRLTEFAAQRCEP
- a CDS encoding T6SS immunity protein Tdi1 domain-containing protein, which produces MSQSTERADTTNVPLYHLIAPESHEVLGPWADAFPAYTVVVGYSSLGHFFLHDPASQDYAVLHPFKAAGKSYGAHASTAAFEAAILREPGFEAYVLRGDHVRAIAARLGPLKPGQIYIPQPYPMLGGTEAPETYDKGDAWVFADLVAQSVGL
- a CDS encoding Imm41 family immunity protein, which codes for MQADIALNATNVVARNFARCGAYDDCSFVGRLHEEMRWDWDEYWLLEKALYDLATEGELERETAWPLFRIFSFVLMLLGCHFNPNDVFAIKGASDEDVHDLCDRLQLVFEGFYAGSMPAHDRLDPSNPLLTSTHH
- a CDS encoding OmpA family protein, translated to MKRLTLFAAVLLAGPAQSMSLDWRPVYFKQGHPLVGENLEDSMDNASGIQLENLQVNVSIMKKYPNVAYDLMGRANATECSPASCMMLSARRAELVYDYLLEQGIPACQIKTIIAAGTSSPIARPQDDAPPDRSVHLLVTLGKTC
- a CDS encoding DUF1963 domain-containing protein, with product MTTTADDLKAQLARSGVILEIGGFRPPDDPLASWFGRVNVCAPGEAWPETAGRPMHALCQINVSELPLRPARLADIAFIAVFIGPDTLPVDTPNGQGWCLRAYKRLDGLIPLTPRHTDSPISAFPMRPHVFHDDYPCWEDAPMDLPADIEAHYHDLFRNLDGFKLGGWPTLIQAEIFWAPFKRHPASPEFVFQIDSTDKGRWMWGDSGVGYFGRGTAPGKEDEWALAWQCY
- a CDS encoding DUF4279 domain-containing protein yields the protein MRIADHSIVSFRIFGDDLVPSEITDLLGCEPTRAFAKGDIRVGAKTGNRYVEKIGRWSLAAEDSYPEDIPAQISKILSKLTEDPAVWASLRSRFTMDFFCGVFMGSSNDGMEFCPEVLGALSCCGISLSLDIYDASDD
- a CDS encoding DUF2185 domain-containing protein, with amino-acid sequence MTKQFRLSQDQIKPVAEGYGGCIATDRITVDGDSVRFMYREAPDNDIDSGWRFMSGSEDDAYMDNPANHAVYDVNTIANYDPSIIPFLDAPEGSAFEKPPESEQFIAVTNWTPEDEP